The proteins below are encoded in one region of Sulfitobacter sp. SK012:
- a CDS encoding alpha/beta hydrolase family protein, translating into MAKCGYRTGVIHDAARSNWQNTGTRPIAWSAWYPTQNEGCGVPVSEPFFALGDVIRDANLSTREELPVVLLSHGTGGTAESLGWLARALASDGFVVIGANHHGNTGLESYFAEGFLCWWERAADLSVLLTSLGTSGFFANSLDFDRVSAAGFSLGGHTILALSGAQTSLDEFDQWRSANMITQGGPKEFPDAADHIPTLIETSQAFRHSWARHGDDFTDTRINPCAVIAPAPPIRSFTPQSIAQVGVPMTILTGGADPESPSVHCADWLVKQNKGFQHHDLGRNVGHYTFLEYPSDAPLIGQLDVFSDHVSVDRMKVHEQATKIIRETLMREVR; encoded by the coding sequence ATGGCAAAATGCGGCTACCGAACAGGGGTGATCCACGACGCGGCGCGCTCAAACTGGCAAAATACCGGAACGCGACCCATTGCCTGGTCGGCGTGGTATCCCACACAGAACGAGGGATGTGGGGTTCCAGTTTCAGAGCCGTTTTTTGCACTCGGTGATGTGATCCGTGATGCCAACCTGAGCACGCGTGAAGAGCTGCCGGTTGTTTTGCTCTCGCATGGCACAGGTGGCACAGCAGAGAGCCTTGGTTGGCTTGCCCGCGCCCTTGCGAGCGATGGCTTTGTTGTCATTGGCGCAAATCATCACGGAAACACGGGCTTGGAGTCTTATTTTGCAGAAGGGTTTCTGTGTTGGTGGGAGCGGGCCGCAGACCTGTCTGTGCTTCTGACATCGCTGGGAACATCGGGGTTCTTTGCCAACAGTCTGGATTTCGACCGAGTATCAGCGGCCGGGTTTTCTCTTGGGGGTCACACCATTCTGGCCCTCTCGGGGGCGCAAACCTCATTGGACGAATTCGACCAGTGGCGCAGCGCCAACATGATCACCCAAGGCGGTCCCAAAGAATTTCCAGATGCTGCGGATCACATTCCAACCCTTATCGAGACGTCTCAGGCATTTCGGCACTCATGGGCGCGGCATGGAGATGATTTCACAGACACTAGGATCAATCCATGCGCCGTGATTGCGCCAGCGCCGCCGATCCGGTCTTTTACCCCACAATCCATCGCGCAGGTTGGTGTGCCGATGACGATCCTGACAGGCGGCGCTGACCCCGAATCACCATCAGTGCATTGCGCCGATTGGCTTGTGAAACAAAACAAGGGCTTTCAGCATCATGATCTGGGTCGAAACGTGGGGCACTATACGTTTCTGGAGTACCCATCGGACGCGCCGCTCATCGGGCAACTTGATGTCTTTTCGGATCATGTAAGCG
- the radC gene encoding RadC family protein, whose translation MRGLDDLEARLPPPGAVLSPAFAPSHKRNQRLSYEASAGGGMIRDAHGIKVPHYWGHRERLRSRFLSGGHKPMPEYELLELLLFNAIPRIDVKPLAKRLLAAFGDLNGVIAASESSVLKIEGTTPKVYLQLRISEAFAQRMGQSKILKKDILSSWDDLISYCRVSMAHRDTEQFRIIFLDRKNNVIADEEQAVGTVDHVPVYPREVVKRSLELNASAIILVHNHPSGDPTPSQEDITMTDLIQTACSSVSITIHDHVIIGKETEVSFRSLGYL comes from the coding sequence ATGCGTGGCTTAGATGATCTTGAGGCCAGGCTGCCGCCTCCTGGCGCGGTGCTGTCGCCGGCGTTTGCGCCCTCCCACAAACGGAACCAACGACTGTCCTACGAGGCGTCCGCGGGCGGCGGTATGATCCGCGATGCCCATGGCATCAAGGTCCCGCATTACTGGGGTCACCGCGAAAGACTACGCTCGCGGTTTCTATCAGGCGGCCACAAACCCATGCCAGAATATGAGTTGTTGGAGCTGTTGTTGTTCAACGCCATTCCTCGCATCGATGTGAAACCCTTGGCCAAAAGGCTATTGGCCGCATTTGGCGACCTCAACGGCGTTATCGCCGCCTCCGAAAGCAGCGTCCTAAAGATCGAAGGAACAACTCCCAAAGTATATCTACAGCTCCGGATATCAGAGGCGTTTGCCCAACGTATGGGACAGTCGAAAATCCTCAAAAAAGATATTTTGTCCTCTTGGGATGATCTGATCAGCTACTGTCGTGTCTCAATGGCGCACCGCGATACCGAGCAGTTTCGTATCATTTTCCTTGATCGAAAAAATAACGTGATCGCGGATGAAGAACAGGCAGTTGGGACGGTGGATCATGTCCCCGTTTATCCGCGAGAGGTTGTAAAGCGAAGCCTGGAATTGAACGCCAGTGCCATCATTCTGGTCCACAACCACCCATCAGGTGACCCCACCCCCAGTCAAGAAGACATCACCATGACCGACCTCATTCAAACCGCGTGTTCGTCCGTCAGCATTACCATCCATGACCACGTCATTATCGGCAAAGAAACTGAGGTCTCATTTCGATCGTTGGGCTATCTCTAA
- the choV gene encoding choline ABC transporter ATP-binding protein: MENAVEFDNVSIVFGDKPNVALPLMDAGQDRPEIQKATGQVLGVHDCTLSVGEGEILVLMGLSGSGKSTLLRAVNGLNPVARGCVRVNDGDQMIDVTNARPKMLRHIRQTRVSMVFQQFGLLPWRTVRENVALGLELAEVPKAERLERADAQLSLVGLDGWADRKVGDLSGGMQQRVGLARAFATEAPILLMDEPFSALDPLIRTRLQDELLELQSALKRTIIFVSHDLDEAFKLGGRIAIMEGGRIVQAGTPREIFSNPASNYVADFVANMNPLGVLTARDVMLEPRQDAHEAASVSPETPVRSLIECLNGEDAVLQVTEGGTQIGTVTAASIIERLKD; the protein is encoded by the coding sequence ATGGAGAATGCTGTAGAATTCGACAACGTTTCTATTGTTTTTGGTGACAAGCCGAACGTTGCTTTGCCTTTGATGGACGCAGGACAAGACCGTCCTGAAATTCAAAAGGCCACCGGGCAGGTGCTGGGGGTGCATGATTGTACGCTCAGCGTTGGCGAAGGGGAGATCCTTGTGCTGATGGGCCTGTCGGGGTCCGGCAAATCAACGCTGCTGCGCGCGGTAAACGGCCTGAACCCGGTCGCGCGAGGCTGTGTGAGGGTGAATGACGGCGATCAGATGATCGACGTTACAAACGCCCGCCCCAAGATGCTGCGCCACATCCGCCAGACGCGCGTATCGATGGTGTTCCAGCAATTCGGCCTGCTGCCGTGGCGCACAGTGCGCGAAAACGTGGCCCTCGGGCTTGAGTTGGCAGAAGTGCCCAAAGCCGAACGGTTGGAGCGCGCCGATGCACAACTGTCTCTGGTGGGGCTTGATGGATGGGCTGACCGCAAGGTGGGCGATTTGTCCGGTGGCATGCAGCAGCGCGTCGGGCTTGCCCGCGCCTTTGCCACCGAAGCGCCAATCCTGTTAATGGACGAGCCGTTTTCGGCGCTCGATCCGTTGATTCGCACACGCCTGCAGGACGAGTTGCTTGAACTGCAAAGCGCGCTAAAGCGGACCATCATTTTTGTCAGTCACGACCTTGATGAAGCGTTCAAGCTTGGTGGGCGTATCGCCATTATGGAAGGCGGGCGAATTGTCCAAGCCGGCACCCCGCGCGAGATTTTCTCGAACCCGGCCAGTAATTATGTCGCTGATTTTGTGGCTAACATGAACCCGCTTGGTGTGTTGACCGCCCGCGATGTGATGCTTGAACCTCGCCAGGATGCTCACGAAGCTGCGTCAGTCAGCCCCGAAACGCCTGTGCGGTCATTGATAGAGTGTTTGAATGGCGAAGATGCGGTGTTGCAGGTCACAGAAGGTGGAACCCAGATTGGAACTGTAACGGCCGCCAGTATCATTGAGCGCCTCAAGGATTAG
- the choW gene encoding choline ABC transporter permease subunit, with protein sequence MNWITENKIPVDDVAEAMFDWLQINGAWFFDGLALAMEALIDAILWVLQTPHPLFIIAAFVALTYLIQRNWKTPLFIAIGFLFILNQDYWEETTESLTLVLSACVVCMGVGVPIGIAAAHRPKLYRFMRPVLDLMQTLPTFVYLIPAIVFFGIGMVPGLIATVIFVLPAPIRLTQLGISSTPTALLEAAQAFGAKPRQTLWKIELPYALPQIMTGLNQTIMLSLSMVVIAALVGADGLGVPVVRALNQVNTGLGFESGLIIVVVAIMLDRMLRVGGK encoded by the coding sequence ATGAACTGGATAACTGAAAATAAAATCCCTGTTGATGACGTCGCAGAGGCGATGTTTGACTGGCTGCAAATCAACGGAGCGTGGTTCTTTGATGGGCTGGCCCTGGCGATGGAAGCGCTGATCGACGCGATCCTTTGGGTTCTGCAAACCCCGCATCCGCTTTTCATCATCGCGGCGTTCGTGGCACTGACCTATTTAATCCAGCGCAACTGGAAGACACCGCTCTTTATCGCCATCGGGTTTCTGTTCATCCTCAACCAAGACTATTGGGAGGAAACCACTGAAAGCCTGACGCTTGTGTTATCAGCTTGTGTGGTCTGCATGGGCGTCGGCGTGCCTATCGGCATCGCGGCGGCCCACCGTCCGAAACTCTATCGCTTTATGCGCCCGGTACTGGACCTGATGCAGACCTTGCCGACCTTCGTCTACTTGATCCCTGCGATCGTGTTCTTTGGGATTGGCATGGTCCCCGGCCTTATTGCCACGGTTATCTTTGTGCTTCCCGCACCGATCCGCCTGACGCAATTGGGTATTTCCTCGACACCCACGGCGCTTCTTGAGGCGGCACAGGCGTTTGGGGCAAAGCCGCGCCAGACATTATGGAAAATTGAGCTGCCCTATGCACTGCCGCAGATCATGACGGGCCTCAACCAGACGATCATGTTGTCACTTTCAATGGTGGTCATCGCGGCTCTAGTTGGGGCTGACGGGCTCGGTGTGCCGGTCGTACGCGCGCTTAATCAGGTGAACACTGGGTTGGGTTTTGAATCCGGTCTGATCATCGTTGTCGTGGCGATTATGCTCGACCGGATGTTGCGGGTAGGGGGCAAATGA
- a CDS encoding heme-binding protein: protein MMEANKVIENRKIRIATMGDEALGPLKLLPGKWANIRPEFRDGSNFKGEGTLEGQGQSPFDGRGWNLIALPFAGPDRDYRLLMNQYNEVLSFTKVDEAVPNRGIIKNGTTQAADQKVAALDYEQTIAQIAAEDIGASEFAGGAELPIHHEPGFFLHMKEQRVDGVDIARLSTIPHGNSATSLGISEVFDGPPTIPPIDGFPVGITPDIAAAVAGASDPDTYLFPYHEFANNPFKGVLGAVPFPGFNVAQANELLALGMPNNVLRTTLLHTDTTLLEGGIVNIPFVERQADAAEMQSTFWIMELDEEGLNGNPKLLLAYSQFIFLDFFPRPGGQEGLIRWPHISINMMEKIEEPPSVQTEDMIIAYAMTDK, encoded by the coding sequence ATGATGGAGGCAAACAAGGTTATTGAGAACCGGAAGATCCGGATAGCGACGATGGGTGACGAAGCACTTGGCCCGTTGAAGCTGCTGCCGGGTAAATGGGCAAATATCCGCCCAGAGTTTCGTGATGGCAGTAACTTCAAAGGCGAAGGCACTTTGGAAGGCCAAGGCCAAAGTCCATTTGATGGGCGTGGCTGGAACCTGATCGCCCTGCCCTTTGCGGGACCGGACCGCGATTACCGCCTGTTGATGAACCAATATAACGAGGTCCTGAGCTTTACCAAAGTTGACGAGGCTGTGCCCAATCGCGGCATTATCAAGAACGGGACAACCCAAGCTGCCGATCAAAAAGTTGCGGCGCTTGATTACGAACAGACCATCGCCCAGATCGCAGCCGAAGACATTGGTGCCAGCGAATTTGCCGGTGGAGCCGAATTGCCCATTCACCACGAGCCGGGGTTCTTTTTGCATATGAAAGAGCAGCGCGTCGACGGTGTGGACATCGCGCGTCTTTCTACAATTCCGCATGGAAATTCTGCGACATCTTTGGGCATTTCGGAGGTCTTTGACGGCCCGCCAACCATTCCACCGATTGATGGGTTTCCTGTTGGTATCACCCCTGATATTGCCGCCGCCGTCGCCGGGGCAAGTGACCCCGACACTTATCTGTTTCCCTACCATGAATTCGCCAACAACCCTTTCAAGGGGGTGCTGGGTGCGGTGCCTTTTCCGGGTTTCAATGTGGCGCAGGCCAATGAATTGTTGGCGTTGGGGATGCCCAATAACGTTTTGCGCACAACACTGCTTCATACCGACACGACGCTTCTGGAGGGGGGGATCGTCAACATCCCCTTTGTTGAACGGCAAGCGGACGCCGCCGAGATGCAATCGACCTTCTGGATCATGGAATTGGATGAAGAGGGTCTCAATGGCAATCCCAAGCTGTTGCTGGCGTATTCGCAATTCATTTTCTTGGATTTCTTCCCCCGCCCCGGTGGGCAGGAAGGATTGATCAGATGGCCACATATTTCGATCAACATGATGGAAAAGATCGAAGAACCACCCAGCGTTCAGACAGAAGACATGATCATCGCCTATGCGATGACAGATAAATAA
- the choX gene encoding choline ABC transporter substrate-binding protein — protein MKRLLTTSALALTLSAGFAAAEGCDAVTFSDVGWTDITATTAATTVVLEALGYETDIKILSVPVTYTSMAAGDIDVFLGNWMPTMEADIAPYREAGTVESLRANLTGAKYTLAVNKVAADLGITSFAAIAANADALDGKIYGIEAGNDGNRLIQSMIDDNAFDLREFEVVESSEQGMLAQVARNDRKGDPIVFLGWEPHPMNANFELTYLEGGDDFFGPDLGGATVHTNTRKGYAAECPNVGALLNNLEFTLAMENEIMGAILDDGKEPQEAAAEWIKSNPAVLDTWLAGVTTKDGGDAMAAAAALK, from the coding sequence ATGAAACGACTTTTGACAACATCCGCACTGGCCCTGACACTGAGTGCAGGCTTTGCCGCGGCTGAGGGTTGCGATGCCGTGACCTTCTCTGACGTGGGCTGGACCGACATCACCGCAACAACCGCTGCAACCACCGTTGTGCTCGAAGCTCTGGGCTATGAGACGGACATCAAAATCCTGTCCGTTCCTGTCACGTATACGTCCATGGCGGCGGGCGACATCGATGTATTTCTGGGCAACTGGATGCCCACCATGGAAGCCGACATCGCTCCGTACCGCGAAGCCGGCACCGTAGAAAGCCTGCGCGCCAACTTGACCGGTGCGAAATACACGCTGGCTGTCAACAAGGTGGCCGCTGATCTGGGCATCACCAGCTTTGCGGCCATTGCTGCCAACGCTGACGCGCTGGACGGCAAGATTTATGGCATTGAAGCGGGCAATGACGGCAACCGCCTGATCCAATCAATGATCGACGACAACGCCTTTGACCTCAGAGAGTTCGAGGTTGTTGAATCCTCCGAGCAGGGCATGCTGGCACAGGTTGCTCGCAATGATCGCAAGGGCGATCCGATTGTCTTCCTCGGTTGGGAGCCACATCCCATGAACGCCAATTTCGAACTGACGTATCTTGAAGGCGGCGATGATTTCTTTGGTCCCGATCTGGGCGGTGCGACCGTTCATACCAACACCCGTAAAGGCTATGCCGCGGAATGCCCGAACGTGGGCGCACTGTTGAACAACCTTGAGTTCACGTTGGCCATGGAAAACGAAATCATGGGCGCGATCTTGGATGACGGCAAAGAGCCACAAGAGGCTGCTGCCGAGTGGATTAAATCAAACCCTGCCGTGCTCGACACTTGGCTTGCGGGCGTGACCACCAAAGACGGTGGTGATGCAATGGCAGCTGCTGCCGCGCTGAAGTAA
- the ugpC gene encoding sn-glycerol-3-phosphate ABC transporter ATP-binding protein UgpC has product MATVSLQGIKKSFGKTDVIHGVDIDIADGELIVIVGPSGCGKSTLLRMVGGLETVSSGEVHIGDRMVNELEPMDRDIAMVFQNYALYPHMTVEENMGYGLKIAGRPKPEIAERVMEAAVLLQLEEYLKRRPRELSGGQRQRVAMGRAIVRKPAVFLFDEPLSNLDAKLRVQMRLEIKQLQRRLGVTSLYVTHDQVEAMTLADRMIVMNGGIADQIGAPLEVYANPATEFVAGFIGSPPTNFMKAELAQEPSGGAVTLGVRPEHVLIAEGAQKIDGVILYTEALGAETLIHVKLADGTLVTVRQNASDDIAAEGETVNLTWNKTDEMLFDAAGKRV; this is encoded by the coding sequence ATGGCAACGGTCTCCCTTCAGGGCATCAAGAAATCCTTTGGCAAAACGGATGTGATCCACGGTGTCGATATCGACATTGCCGATGGCGAACTGATTGTGATTGTCGGGCCTTCGGGCTGTGGTAAATCCACATTGTTGCGCATGGTCGGAGGGCTAGAGACAGTCAGCAGTGGCGAGGTCCATATTGGGGACCGCATGGTCAATGAGCTTGAACCGATGGACCGTGACATCGCGATGGTGTTTCAGAATTACGCGCTCTATCCGCATATGACGGTCGAAGAAAACATGGGCTACGGCCTGAAAATTGCTGGCCGGCCAAAGCCCGAAATCGCCGAACGGGTGATGGAAGCCGCAGTTCTGTTGCAGCTTGAAGAGTACCTTAAGCGCCGACCTCGCGAGCTTTCTGGTGGTCAACGCCAACGCGTCGCCATGGGCCGCGCCATCGTGCGCAAACCAGCCGTGTTCCTATTCGACGAACCGCTGTCGAACCTAGATGCGAAACTGCGCGTGCAGATGCGTCTGGAGATCAAGCAACTCCAACGTCGGTTGGGCGTCACTTCGCTTTATGTGACCCACGATCAGGTCGAAGCGATGACACTGGCTGACCGAATGATTGTTATGAACGGCGGCATTGCAGATCAGATCGGGGCACCGCTCGAGGTCTATGCCAATCCGGCAACTGAATTTGTCGCGGGCTTTATCGGGTCACCGCCAACCAACTTTATGAAAGCGGAACTGGCACAAGAGCCGTCAGGGGGCGCAGTCACACTTGGTGTGCGCCCCGAGCATGTGCTGATCGCGGAGGGTGCGCAGAAAATTGACGGCGTTATTCTCTATACCGAGGCGCTGGGTGCCGAGACGCTCATTCATGTAAAGCTTGCCGATGGGACGCTTGTGACTGTGCGCCAAAACGCATCTGATGACATTGCGGCTGAGGGGGAGACCGTCAACCTCACATGGAACAAGACAGACGAGATGCTGTTTGACGCCGCCGGGAAACGCGTCTGA
- the ugpE gene encoding sn-glycerol-3-phosphate ABC transporter permease UgpE: MVQTRGWGHWFTHLGLIIGLLFIFFPIWLAFVASTVSQPEIVSPPMPLLPGDQFFANYSKALLAGVNAPVAMMMLNSMIMALGIAFGKIVISLLSAFAIVYFKFPGRRLFFWLIFLTLMLPVEVRIVPTYEVVAGFGMLNSYSGLIFPLIASATATFLFRQFFMTVPDELAEAARVDGARPMRFFWDILLPMSRTNVAALFVILFIYGWNQYLWPLLITTDPSMNTIVMGIKQMFPSGDDVADWPVIMATSILAMVPPVIVVISMQRLFIRGLVDSEK; this comes from the coding sequence CATTGGTTCACCCATCTTGGGCTGATCATTGGCCTGCTGTTTATCTTCTTTCCGATCTGGCTTGCCTTCGTGGCCTCGACCGTGTCGCAGCCCGAAATCGTAAGCCCGCCTATGCCCTTGCTGCCGGGGGATCAGTTTTTTGCCAACTATAGCAAGGCATTACTGGCTGGCGTTAATGCGCCTGTTGCGATGATGATGCTGAACTCGATGATCATGGCATTGGGGATCGCGTTTGGCAAAATCGTCATTTCGCTGCTTTCCGCCTTTGCCATCGTCTATTTCAAGTTTCCGGGACGCAGGCTGTTCTTTTGGTTGATCTTCCTGACGCTGATGCTGCCTGTCGAAGTGCGTATCGTGCCAACCTACGAAGTCGTCGCAGGTTTTGGCATGCTCAACAGCTACTCTGGCTTGATCTTTCCGTTGATCGCATCGGCCACAGCGACCTTCCTTTTCCGCCAGTTCTTTATGACCGTGCCGGACGAGTTGGCCGAAGCCGCGCGCGTCGATGGGGCGCGTCCCATGCGGTTTTTCTGGGACATCCTTTTACCGATGAGCCGGACCAATGTCGCGGCGCTCTTTGTGATTTTGTTCATCTACGGTTGGAACCAATATCTTTGGCCCCTGCTGATCACGACGGACCCGTCGATGAATACTATCGTCATGGGGATAAAGCAGATGTTCCCGTCAGGCGATGATGTTGCAGACTGGCCTGTGATTATGGCGACCTCGATCCTTGCAATGGTACCGCCCGTGATTGTGGTGATCAGTATGCAAAGGCTTTTCATCCGCGGCTTAGTTGATAGTGAGAAATAG